A portion of the Acidimicrobiia bacterium genome contains these proteins:
- a CDS encoding calcium/sodium antiporter yields MDNGIIKWIADEEVLQDFVAGLPVLTILLIIVVSVALLSKGADWMIDGVVDLAQRTGLPKIVIGATVVSLGTTLPEAFVSVMAAFLGNPGLALGNGVGSIIADTGLIFGLTCVLVAVPVNRFILNRTGWVQVGSATLLVGIAVIALMTAEAGQKPILSRWVGLFFLILLVAYLYVTYRWATQSGDFGQDEEISDEEPMKLPKAWSMIIGGLTLIVVGARVLVPSASEIAVRAGVPEDVIAATLVAFGTSLPELMTAIAAIRKGHPEITVGNIVGADVLNVLFVIGAAAVAAPLAIPDNFYFFHFPAMLIILISFRVFISRADTAFRRWQGAWLLAVYGVYVTLQYTLNVGGPL; encoded by the coding sequence GTGGACAACGGCATCATCAAGTGGATCGCCGATGAGGAGGTCCTCCAGGATTTCGTAGCGGGATTGCCCGTACTGACCATCCTCCTCATCATCGTCGTATCCGTTGCTCTTCTCTCCAAAGGAGCGGACTGGATGATCGACGGGGTCGTCGATCTCGCACAGCGCACCGGACTCCCGAAGATCGTGATCGGCGCCACCGTTGTCTCCCTGGGCACCACTCTTCCCGAAGCATTCGTTTCGGTGATGGCCGCCTTTCTCGGCAACCCCGGCCTGGCGCTGGGCAACGGAGTCGGATCGATCATCGCCGACACCGGGCTGATATTCGGGTTGACCTGCGTTCTCGTTGCGGTACCGGTGAATCGGTTCATCCTCAATCGCACCGGCTGGGTGCAGGTGGGCTCGGCAACCCTGCTGGTCGGCATCGCGGTGATCGCCTTGATGACCGCCGAAGCGGGCCAGAAACCGATCCTGAGCCGCTGGGTGGGCCTGTTCTTCCTGATCCTGCTGGTCGCATACCTGTATGTCACCTATAGATGGGCAACCCAGAGCGGAGATTTCGGTCAAGACGAGGAGATCTCAGACGAGGAGCCAATGAAACTGCCGAAGGCGTGGTCGATGATCATTGGTGGACTCACCCTGATCGTGGTCGGTGCCCGGGTCCTGGTGCCGAGCGCGTCAGAAATCGCAGTCCGGGCAGGCGTACCGGAAGACGTCATCGCCGCCACGCTGGTTGCCTTCGGAACCTCTCTGCCCGAACTGATGACGGCGATTGCTGCAATCCGCAAAGGTCACCCAGAAATCACCGTCGGCAACATAGTTGGTGCAGACGTGTTGAACGTGCTCTTCGTGATCGGCGCAGCCGCCGTAGCCGCTCCACTCGCCATTCCGGACAACTTCTACTTCTTCCACTTCCCGGCGATGCTGATCATTCTGATCTCGTTTCGGGTTTTCATCAGCAGGGCCGACACCGCCTTCCGGCGCTGGCAGGGGGCGTGGCTGCTGGCCGTGTACGGTGTGTATGTGACGCTCCAATACACGCTGAATGTCGGAGGGCCGCTGTGA
- a CDS encoding heme o synthase, translating into MEPPSDTPSISITDPDARGSGWRELVGAYVALTKPRIIELLLITTVPAMVLAARGWPGTWLVFATLVGGTLSAAGANTLNNYIDRDIDQQMKRTSRRPLPRRRVEPRSALRFGVVLGFAGFAVLWITTNLLAASISTAALLFYVFVYSLTLKRTTAQNIVIGGAAGAAPVLVGWAAVTNTVGLSAWIMFAIVFYWTPPHFWALALRYRDDYAAVEVPMLPVIVGPKKTAQQIIVYSGLLVFVTFWLVPVANLGWIYTGSAAVLGAWMLFDSVRLLNNPETAMNLFRTSTIYLSLLFAAIWVDVVI; encoded by the coding sequence ATGGAGCCCCCTTCGGACACGCCCTCCATCTCCATCACCGATCCCGATGCGCGCGGCTCAGGCTGGCGTGAGCTCGTCGGCGCCTACGTCGCGCTCACGAAACCGCGCATCATCGAACTGCTGCTGATCACAACGGTTCCTGCGATGGTTCTCGCCGCCAGGGGCTGGCCGGGTACCTGGCTCGTATTCGCCACACTCGTCGGAGGCACGCTGTCTGCCGCAGGCGCCAACACGCTCAACAACTACATCGATCGCGACATCGACCAGCAGATGAAGCGCACCTCACGCCGGCCATTACCCCGCCGCCGGGTTGAGCCTCGGAGTGCGTTGCGCTTTGGAGTCGTTCTGGGATTCGCCGGCTTTGCCGTGCTCTGGATTACGACGAATCTGCTGGCGGCCTCCATCTCAACCGCCGCCTTGCTGTTCTATGTGTTCGTCTACTCGCTGACCTTGAAGCGGACGACGGCGCAGAACATCGTGATCGGGGGAGCCGCAGGGGCTGCGCCGGTGCTGGTCGGTTGGGCGGCCGTGACCAATACTGTTGGGTTGTCGGCATGGATCATGTTCGCCATCGTCTTCTATTGGACGCCGCCCCACTTCTGGGCGCTGGCGTTGCGATATCGAGATGACTACGCGGCCGTGGAAGTTCCGATGTTGCCGGTGATCGTCGGTCCGAAGAAGACGGCGCAACAGATCATCGTTTATTCGGGGTTGCTGGTGTTCGTGACGTTCTGGTTGGTGCCCGTCGCCAACCTGGGTTGGATCTACACCGGGTCGGCGGCGGTACTCGGAGCGTGGATGCTGTTCGACTCCGTCCGTCTTCTCAACAATCCGGAAACGGCGATGAATCTATTCCGAACTTCCACCATCTATCTGTCGCTCCTGTTTGCGGCCATTTGGGTTGACGTGGTCATCTGA
- a CDS encoding universal stress protein produces MRVLLATDGSDTAGAAVRFVAGFPFPSGTDVKIVSVIPSVLRDHEIETLTPEQRTAFEESKSGTRIEVEELLDSEAAVLRQAGWSVTTEIGVGHPAAEIVGAAEDYDANLIVVGSHGLTGFKRFLLGSVSNQVFQSSKRSVLIVRQPEAECEGSQPELPALHGHPWRILVGYDGSEPSEKAIAFCTSLDFGDEAAIRVLTVLPMVRLFRQDIRQELNWIWQQKKETEKQSLEAAADRIREVTAGVTTALTEAGDVSHAILAAGEDFKADLIVLGHKGKGAIEKFLMGSVTPRIAQHSCRSVLAIR; encoded by the coding sequence ATGAGGGTCCTGCTTGCGACCGACGGTTCGGATACCGCCGGGGCGGCGGTTCGGTTCGTAGCCGGATTCCCCTTCCCCTCCGGCACCGACGTGAAAATCGTCTCTGTCATACCGAGTGTTCTGCGCGATCACGAGATCGAGACGCTCACCCCCGAGCAGCGAACCGCATTCGAGGAGTCGAAGAGCGGCACCCGTATCGAGGTCGAAGAGCTCCTAGATTCCGAGGCCGCCGTCCTCCGGCAGGCGGGGTGGAGCGTCACAACCGAGATCGGGGTGGGACATCCAGCGGCCGAGATCGTCGGAGCAGCCGAAGACTATGACGCGAACCTGATCGTTGTTGGATCACACGGGCTCACCGGGTTCAAACGATTCCTGCTCGGCAGCGTTTCGAATCAGGTCTTCCAGTCATCCAAACGGTCTGTCCTGATCGTCCGCCAACCCGAGGCGGAATGTGAGGGGAGCCAACCCGAGCTTCCGGCCCTCCACGGCCATCCATGGCGCATTCTGGTCGGCTACGACGGTTCGGAGCCGTCCGAAAAGGCTATCGCCTTCTGCACATCGCTGGATTTCGGCGATGAAGCAGCGATCCGGGTCTTGACGGTCCTGCCCATGGTGCGCCTGTTCCGCCAGGACATCCGCCAGGAGCTGAACTGGATCTGGCAACAGAAGAAGGAGACCGAGAAACAGTCGCTCGAGGCGGCCGCCGACCGGATTCGCGAAGTCACGGCCGGAGTGACGACGGCACTCACCGAAGCCGGTGACGTAAGTCACGCGATTCTGGCAGCAGGAGAGGACTTCAAGGCAGACCTGATCGTCCTCGGACACAAGGGGAAGGGTGCCATCGAGAAGTTCTTGATGGGCTCTGTGACCCCGCGGATCGCGCAGCATTCCTGCCGGTCGGTTCTAGCCATCCGATAG
- a CDS encoding ABC transporter permease translates to MNGRMLVEQARMELMLTLRRGEAVLLTLIVPVSLLLFFGATNLFDIEIGFLVPGLLTLSVISSALVALAIATGFERKYMVLKRLGATPLPRSVLFAGKLVATLLLEALQIVIILGAARLFLDFRPPISWWALVLAVALGTAAFGGLAFLLSGTLRAEATLAVVNGLFVAFFGLGGVMFSVDGLPRPLAAIADIMPAAGLSEMIRWATGYGEALGEVVWVLVFWAIVAPLLAVRFFSWEEK, encoded by the coding sequence ATGAATGGGCGGATGCTGGTCGAGCAAGCCCGCATGGAGCTCATGCTCACCCTGCGGCGGGGTGAAGCGGTGCTGCTCACCCTCATCGTCCCCGTTTCGCTGCTGCTGTTCTTCGGCGCCACGAATCTGTTTGACATCGAAATCGGGTTCCTGGTACCGGGCCTCCTCACGCTGTCGGTGATCTCATCTGCGCTCGTCGCACTAGCGATCGCGACCGGGTTCGAACGCAAGTACATGGTCCTCAAACGCCTGGGTGCCACCCCACTACCCCGTTCCGTTCTCTTTGCAGGGAAACTGGTCGCCACGCTCCTGTTGGAGGCCCTCCAGATCGTGATCATCCTGGGTGCTGCTCGACTGTTCCTCGATTTCCGGCCGCCGATCTCCTGGTGGGCGTTGGTGCTCGCCGTCGCCCTCGGCACAGCTGCCTTCGGCGGACTCGCCTTCCTGCTGTCGGGAACACTGCGAGCCGAAGCGACGCTGGCGGTGGTGAACGGATTGTTCGTTGCCTTTTTTGGACTCGGCGGAGTGATGTTCTCAGTCGACGGCCTCCCGCGACCACTTGCTGCCATCGCCGACATCATGCCGGCGGCCGGTTTGTCCGAGATGATTCGTTGGGCGACCGGGTATGGCGAGGCGCTCGGCGAAGTGGTGTGGGTCCTGGTGTTCTGGGCCATCGTTGCCCCGCTGCTGGCCGTGCGATTCTTCAGTTGGGAAGAGAAGTGA
- a CDS encoding M1 family metallopeptidase produces MSTEHRLPRTAFPRRYDLTLEPDISNSSFTGTEIVTIDVIEPLETLTLNAIELDIDAASLVGGDGIPRHATVGYDEPNERITITPPTPIEAGEWALHLSFSGTLNDQLRGFYRSTFTDDSGGEQVIATTQFEAADARRAFPCWDEPDFKAVFSITLIVREELTAISNMSEADRRPGGDGKAVVRFTDTPVMSTYLVAFIVGPLEVTEPVDVNGIPLRVAFPPGKGHLTDFALDIGAYALRWLSDYYGIPYPGDKVDFVAIPDFAFGAMENLGAITYRENAVLIDPNTTGQYELRRVADVIAHELAHMWFGDLVTMKWWNGIWLNEAFASFMEMKTVESYRPDWERWLAFAVDPGAERTDSMDIDALASTRAVEFEVRSPDEANEMFDPLTYGKGAALLRMIEQYLGVESFRNGVGNYLRAHAYSNTETEDLWTGLDSASDGGVGDIMNTWILQGGYPEVSVERAEGGLRLTQRQFRYVEDPMAANLWQIPMQIRFGAAGRESTVKHLLVAESELVPFDEPIDWTIVNAGGHGFYRVRYEATLLSALQARLADLDPLERFTLLDDTWAFAVEGSVPIDEFARLAAAFRDEREHAVWQMLTTHLLEMGRYVPNDNRFAAFVRRLVAPTAERLGWEPAAGEDDLTRRLRGQILATYGRLGKHADTIQRAKGLFRDVVADPSIIDAEVSLAVLAIASSHGTVDEYEMVVKAYESTTNPQQQVRYLRTLTYFPGLDVADRTFEMALDGRIRGQDGGWVIAGLLANPSTMDHIWTRVTEQWKTLTDLLPPATQRYLVHSLPAMVEPGLARRVEAFFSETGFPVAAKSLAQKLELQRAMVALGQREGDSLDAFLGR; encoded by the coding sequence GTGTCGACCGAACACCGACTTCCCCGCACAGCCTTCCCGCGTCGATACGACCTCACCCTCGAGCCGGACATCTCCAACTCGTCGTTCACAGGTACGGAGATCGTGACGATCGACGTCATCGAGCCGCTCGAAACGCTCACGCTGAACGCCATCGAGCTCGATATCGATGCCGCCTCACTCGTGGGCGGAGACGGGATTCCCCGTCACGCAACAGTCGGCTACGACGAGCCCAACGAGCGAATCACCATCACGCCACCTACTCCTATCGAAGCGGGCGAGTGGGCACTTCACCTGTCCTTCAGCGGCACCCTGAATGACCAGTTGCGGGGCTTCTATCGCAGCACCTTCACCGACGATTCCGGTGGCGAGCAGGTGATCGCCACGACCCAGTTCGAAGCAGCCGACGCTCGCCGGGCGTTTCCTTGCTGGGACGAACCAGACTTCAAGGCCGTGTTCTCAATCACGCTGATCGTCAGGGAAGAGCTGACGGCCATCTCCAACATGTCGGAAGCGGATCGCAGGCCTGGCGGCGACGGCAAGGCTGTCGTGCGATTCACGGATACGCCTGTCATGTCGACCTATCTGGTCGCCTTCATCGTGGGGCCGCTCGAAGTCACCGAACCCGTCGATGTCAACGGAATACCACTTCGCGTTGCATTCCCGCCCGGCAAGGGTCATCTGACCGACTTTGCACTCGACATCGGCGCCTACGCCCTCCGCTGGCTTTCGGACTACTACGGGATCCCTTACCCGGGTGACAAGGTCGACTTCGTCGCCATTCCCGATTTCGCGTTCGGCGCGATGGAGAACCTGGGTGCTATCACATATCGAGAGAACGCCGTCCTCATCGATCCGAATACAACGGGCCAGTACGAACTGCGCCGGGTGGCGGACGTGATCGCCCACGAGCTCGCCCACATGTGGTTCGGCGATCTCGTCACGATGAAGTGGTGGAACGGGATCTGGCTGAACGAGGCGTTCGCTTCGTTCATGGAGATGAAGACCGTCGAGTCGTACCGACCCGACTGGGAACGCTGGTTGGCGTTTGCCGTTGATCCCGGCGCAGAGCGAACCGACTCGATGGACATCGACGCTCTGGCCAGCACACGAGCGGTCGAATTCGAGGTTCGCTCGCCAGACGAGGCGAACGAGATGTTCGATCCTCTCACCTACGGCAAGGGCGCCGCCCTTCTACGGATGATCGAGCAATACCTCGGAGTGGAATCGTTCCGCAACGGCGTCGGCAACTACCTGCGCGCCCACGCCTACAGCAACACCGAGACCGAGGACTTATGGACAGGACTCGACAGCGCCTCGGACGGCGGTGTCGGCGACATCATGAATACATGGATCCTCCAGGGCGGCTATCCCGAAGTGAGCGTTGAACGCGCAGAGGGCGGTCTGCGACTAACGCAACGTCAGTTCCGCTACGTGGAAGATCCCATGGCGGCCAACCTCTGGCAGATCCCGATGCAGATTCGATTCGGCGCCGCAGGCCGGGAATCGACGGTCAAGCACCTGCTCGTCGCCGAATCCGAGTTGGTTCCGTTTGACGAGCCCATCGACTGGACGATCGTCAACGCCGGCGGGCACGGCTTCTATCGGGTCCGCTACGAAGCAACGCTCCTGAGCGCACTCCAGGCCCGGCTTGCCGACCTCGATCCGCTCGAGCGTTTCACCCTCCTGGACGACACCTGGGCGTTCGCAGTCGAGGGATCCGTGCCAATCGATGAGTTCGCCAGGCTGGCCGCGGCCTTCCGTGACGAACGAGAGCATGCCGTCTGGCAGATGCTGACCACGCACCTGCTCGAGATGGGCCGGTACGTTCCCAACGACAATCGGTTTGCGGCCTTCGTGCGACGCCTCGTCGCACCGACTGCCGAACGACTCGGATGGGAACCGGCCGCCGGCGAAGACGACCTGACCCGCCGGTTGCGCGGGCAGATCCTCGCCACGTACGGGCGCCTCGGAAAGCACGCCGACACGATCCAAAGAGCCAAAGGCCTCTTCCGCGACGTCGTCGCAGATCCATCCATCATCGATGCTGAGGTGTCCCTCGCCGTTCTGGCGATAGCCTCCTCACACGGCACCGTCGACGAATACGAGATGGTCGTCAAGGCCTACGAGTCGACCACGAATCCGCAGCAACAGGTGCGCTACCTACGAACGCTCACCTACTTCCCCGGACTCGATGTCGCAGACCGGACGTTCGAGATGGCGCTCGACGGGCGCATTCGCGGCCAGGATGGTGGCTGGGTAATCGCCGGCTTGCTCGCAAACCCGTCGACGATGGACCACATCTGGACCAGGGTGACCGAGCAGTGGAAGACGCTGACCGACCTCCTCCCGCCTGCCACTCAGCGATATCTCGTCCACAGCCTGCCGGCCATGGTTGAACCCGGCCTGGCCAGACGGGTCGAAGCGTTCTTCTCAGAGACCGGGTTTCCGGTGGCGGCGAAGTCGCTGGCACAGAAACTCGAACTCCAGCGAGCCATGGTGGCGCTCGGGCAGCGGGAAGGCGACAGCCTGGACGCTTTCCTCGGCCGATGA
- a CDS encoding alpha/beta fold hydrolase yields MLKRLLLPSLLVVGVARLMPEILKRTLAPPQRPQPHTPADLGLPEEEVALASATGTELKAWFIPAGGRAPAIVVLHGWGGNASLMLPLAPHLHRAGFHAVFLDARNHGRSEHDDFVSMPRFAEDLDVAIEWLRSRPDVSSIGVIGHSVGAGAAILAASRTDQINAVVSVAAFAHPGEAMAEGPPFSHFPRSVQRGLFRTMERTIGFRFDDIAPRERVALVSAPVMLVHGGADTTVTPRHFEELVRRVPDAETLFVEGADHASLDAFEPHIHRILGFLSEHLR; encoded by the coding sequence ATGCTCAAACGTCTCCTGCTGCCCTCTCTGCTTGTTGTGGGTGTTGCGAGGCTCATGCCGGAGATCCTCAAGCGAACTCTGGCTCCCCCACAAAGACCTCAGCCGCACACGCCCGCGGATCTCGGACTCCCGGAGGAAGAGGTTGCATTGGCCAGCGCAACCGGGACGGAGTTGAAGGCCTGGTTCATCCCGGCCGGCGGTCGAGCGCCGGCGATCGTCGTCTTGCACGGATGGGGCGGCAACGCTTCGCTCATGCTGCCCCTGGCACCCCACCTTCATCGCGCCGGATTCCATGCGGTCTTCCTGGATGCCAGGAACCACGGCAGGAGCGAACACGATGACTTCGTCTCTATGCCTCGCTTTGCTGAAGACCTCGACGTGGCGATCGAGTGGCTGCGAAGCAGACCCGATGTCTCATCGATCGGCGTGATCGGCCATTCTGTCGGAGCGGGCGCGGCCATCCTGGCTGCATCCCGAACGGATCAAATCAACGCGGTCGTGTCCGTGGCCGCCTTCGCTCACCCGGGTGAGGCCATGGCGGAAGGTCCCCCGTTCAGCCACTTCCCACGGTCGGTTCAGCGAGGTCTCTTTCGGACCATGGAACGAACAATCGGGTTTCGTTTCGATGACATCGCCCCACGGGAGCGGGTGGCGCTGGTGAGCGCTCCGGTCATGCTCGTACATGGCGGGGCCGACACGACCGTCACGCCCCGTCACTTCGAGGAACTGGTCCGCCGGGTTCCCGACGCGGAGACGCTCTTTGTCGAAGGTGCCGACCATGCGTCGCTCGATGCCTTCGAACCGCACATACATCGAATCCTCGGGTTTCTGTCCGAGCATCTCCGGTAG
- a CDS encoding zinc-binding dehydrogenase, whose protein sequence is MAPGSALLELGSLAGLEMYGTASKHNHELVSNLGATPIDYRNDDFVERIRDLTGDAVDVVFDPIGGARQLWRSYRTLRKGGRLVWFGVAATSKAGMRVIPASLLTRLALALIPDGKHAPMTPTGGDHETLKGLFDVLASGKIHPVVADRIPLVEAARAQVLLERGGQRGKVVLVADPAGGLLGSKSAVVGADCTGTAPG, encoded by the coding sequence ATGGCGCCCGGCTCTGCGCTGTTGGAGTTGGGCAGCCTGGCGGGGCTGGAAATGTACGGCACGGCATCCAAACACAACCACGAACTCGTCTCGAACCTCGGAGCCACGCCGATCGACTACCGCAACGACGACTTCGTCGAGCGCATTCGCGATCTCACGGGCGACGCGGTGGATGTCGTGTTCGACCCCATCGGCGGAGCCCGCCAGCTATGGCGGTCCTACCGGACGCTGCGCAAGGGTGGACGCCTGGTTTGGTTCGGCGTGGCCGCCACCTCGAAAGCCGGGATGCGGGTCATCCCGGCGAGTCTGCTGACTCGTCTCGCGCTGGCGCTCATACCGGACGGTAAACACGCGCCGATGACCCCGACCGGTGGCGACCACGAAACTCTGAAGGGTCTCTTTGATGTGCTGGCGTCCGGAAAGATCCATCCGGTGGTGGCGGATCGCATACCGCTGGTTGAGGCTGCTCGTGCTCAGGTTTTGCTCGAACGCGGAGGGCAACGCGGCAAGGTGGTACTCGTTGCCGATCCGGCGGGAGGGCTTCTCGGGTCGAAGTCGGCGGTGGTTGGAGCTGATTGCACCGGCACTGCGCCGGGTTGA
- a CDS encoding ABC transporter ATP-binding protein, protein MSISIHLEDLTKRYGALTAVDGLSLDVGTGETYALLGPNGAGKTTTVEILEGLRACDSGIVEVLGLNPVSDRTRLQRRIGVMLQEGGVYQGAKAREVVSLFASYYPSARAADELLELVGLADRATTLHRRLSGGEKQRLSLALALVNRPELVFLDEPTAGMDPVARRTTWEIIEHMQSEGVTILLTTHFMDEAERLADRVGILNHGRLVAEGSPVDLIHARGDVSFVSVPDLPIEELIEEIGIDVREVRTGFYVVTTDTPTPKLVSDVAAWLAKRDALITELRVGAGGLEEVFLALMEENNR, encoded by the coding sequence GTGTCAATCTCAATTCACCTCGAGGACCTGACCAAGCGCTACGGGGCGCTCACCGCAGTCGACGGCCTCAGCCTCGACGTAGGTACCGGCGAGACTTATGCGTTGCTCGGCCCGAACGGGGCCGGCAAGACCACTACCGTCGAGATCCTCGAAGGGCTCCGTGCCTGCGACTCAGGCATTGTCGAAGTGCTCGGGCTGAACCCCGTTTCGGATCGCACTCGCCTCCAACGCCGGATCGGAGTCATGCTGCAGGAGGGCGGCGTGTATCAGGGGGCAAAGGCCCGGGAGGTAGTTTCGCTGTTCGCCTCCTACTACCCGAGTGCCAGAGCCGCGGACGAACTCCTCGAACTGGTCGGGTTGGCCGATCGTGCGACCACGCTTCACCGCCGCCTCTCAGGAGGTGAGAAGCAGAGGCTCTCGCTGGCGCTGGCACTTGTCAACCGACCGGAACTGGTCTTTCTCGATGAACCGACCGCCGGCATGGATCCGGTGGCCCGGCGAACGACCTGGGAGATCATTGAGCACATGCAGTCGGAAGGCGTAACGATTCTTCTCACCACCCACTTCATGGACGAAGCAGAACGCCTCGCTGATCGGGTCGGAATCCTCAATCACGGACGTCTGGTGGCGGAAGGGTCGCCCGTCGACCTCATCCATGCGCGGGGTGATGTGTCGTTCGTCTCAGTTCCCGATCTGCCCATCGAAGAGCTGATCGAGGAGATCGGAATCGACGTCCGCGAGGTGCGTACAGGCTTCTACGTCGTGACCACCGACACGCCGACCCCGAAGCTGGTGTCCGATGTGGCTGCCTGGCTCGCCAAGCGTGATGCCCTGATCACCGAGCTGCGCGTCGGGGCCGGAGGCCTCGAGGAGGTCTTTCTGGCGCTTATGGAAGAGAACAACCGATGA
- a CDS encoding bifunctional 3-deoxy-7-phosphoheptulonate synthase/chorismate mutase, with translation MIRKAERIDSSAANTVVEVGSVRFGHDPFPVIAGPCVIESEAQIKETAEAVAAAGGAMLRAGTSVAGASPYEFRGLGSEGLKMLRAAGDAVGLPVVTQVIEPAGIPEASELADMIEIGAGNMQNFELLRAIGQQERPVLLKRGPSATIDEWLWAAEYILAEGNDNVVLCERGIRTFADGDTLDISSVPIVKERTHLPVIVLPSHSAGSRARVVPLALAAQGVGADGLAVEVHPTPEAALVNAIGQLAVSEFAHLMEALGINRMRKAIDLVDRDIVRLLSRRRDLALQIGRVKAERGMSVRSPAREAELVAIIREEAVLQDLDPEQAEAVFQVILAGSRAEQRRLRSLGEL, from the coding sequence ATGATTCGCAAAGCAGAACGCATCGACTCCAGCGCAGCCAACACGGTCGTTGAGGTCGGCTCTGTGCGCTTCGGTCATGATCCGTTCCCGGTCATTGCCGGGCCGTGTGTGATCGAGAGCGAGGCCCAGATCAAAGAGACTGCCGAGGCGGTGGCGGCAGCCGGGGGGGCAATGCTGAGAGCCGGAACCTCGGTTGCCGGTGCATCGCCATATGAGTTCCGTGGTCTCGGTAGTGAAGGGCTGAAAATGCTGAGAGCAGCGGGTGATGCGGTGGGCCTGCCGGTCGTCACCCAGGTCATCGAACCCGCCGGCATTCCCGAGGCGTCTGAATTGGCCGACATGATCGAGATCGGCGCCGGCAACATGCAGAACTTCGAGTTGTTACGTGCGATCGGTCAGCAGGAACGCCCCGTTCTGCTCAAGAGGGGGCCGTCGGCCACTATCGACGAGTGGCTCTGGGCCGCCGAGTACATCCTGGCCGAAGGAAACGACAACGTCGTGCTCTGTGAGCGCGGGATCCGGACGTTCGCCGATGGCGACACCCTGGATATCAGTTCGGTGCCGATCGTCAAGGAACGGACCCACCTGCCCGTGATCGTGCTGCCAAGCCACTCGGCAGGAAGCCGCGCCCGAGTCGTGCCTCTGGCGCTGGCCGCGCAGGGCGTCGGCGCCGACGGGTTGGCGGTCGAGGTCCACCCGACGCCCGAGGCTGCCCTCGTCAACGCCATCGGTCAGTTGGCCGTTTCGGAGTTCGCCCACCTCATGGAGGCGCTCGGAATCAACCGGATGCGCAAGGCCATCGACCTGGTCGACCGTGACATCGTCAGGCTGTTGTCCCGTCGACGCGATCTCGCCCTGCAGATCGGACGGGTAAAAGCCGAGCGCGGAATGTCGGTGCGTTCACCGGCCCGTGAGGCGGAACTCGTGGCAATTATCCGGGAAGAAGCCGTCCTGCAAGACCTCGATCCCGAACAGGCCGAGGCCGTTTTCCAGGTAATCCTGGCCGGTTCTCGCGCCGAGCAGCGCCGCCTGCGGTCGCTCGGGGAGCTCTAG